A DNA window from Patagioenas fasciata isolate bPatFas1 chromosome 1, bPatFas1.hap1, whole genome shotgun sequence contains the following coding sequences:
- the CPSF6 gene encoding cleavage and polyadenylation specificity factor subunit 6 isoform X4 produces the protein MADGVDHIDIYADVGEEFNQEAEYGGHDQIDLYDDVISPSANNGDAPEDRDYMDSLPPSVGDDVGKGAAPNVVYTYTGKRIALYIGNLTWWTTDEDLTEAVHSLGVNDILEIKFFENRANGQSKGFALVGVGSEASSKKLMDLLPKRELHGQNPVVTPCNKQFLSQFEMQSRKTTQSGQMSGEGKAGPPGGSSRAAFPPSNRGRGRFPGAIPGGDRFPGPAGPGGPPPPFPAGQTPPRPPLGPPGPPGPPGPPPPGQVLPPPLAGPPNRGDRPPPPVLFPGQPFGQPPLGPLPPGPPPPVPGYGPPPGPPPPQQGPPPPPGPFPPRPPGPLGPPLTLAPPPHLPGPPPGAPPPAPHVNPAFFPPPANSGIPTSDSRGPPPTDPYGRPPPYDRGDYGPPGREMDAARTPLSEAEFEEIMNRNRAISSSAISRAVSDASAGDYGSAIETLVTAISLIKQSKVSADDRCKVLISSLQDCLHGIESKSYGSGSRRERSRERDHSRSREKSRRHKSRSRDRHDDYYRERSRERERHRDRDRDRDRERDREREYRHR, from the exons GAAGCTGAATATGGTGGACATGATCAGATTGATTTATATGATGATGTAATTTCTCCATCTGCAAATAATGGAGATGCCCCAGAAGATCGTGATTACATGGATTCTCTCCCACCATCTGTTGGGGATGACGTAGGTAAAGGAGCTGCACCAAATGTTGTCTATACATATACTGGAAAGAGAATTGCCTTGTACATTGGAAATCTTACTTGG tggaCAACAGATGAAGACTTAACTGAAGCAGTTCATTCACTGGGGGTAAATGATATTTTGGAGATAAAATTTTTTGAAAACCGTGCTAATGGCCAGTCTAAAGG GTTTGCCCTTGTGGGTGTGGGATCAGAAGCATCCTCCAAAAAGCTGATGGATTTATTGCCCAAAAGAGAATTGCATGGGCAGAATCCTGTTGTGACTCCATGTAATAAACAATTTCTGAGTCAGTTTGAGATGCAGTCAAGGAAAA cCACACAATCTGGCCAGATGTCTGGGGAAGGTAAAGCTGGTCCCCCAGGAGGAAGCTCACGAGCAGCATTTCCACCTAGTAATAGAGGGCGAGGTCGTTTTCCAGGTGCCATTCCAGGTGGAGACAGATTCCCTGGACCAGCAGGGCCAGGAGGGCCACCACCGCCTTTCCCAG cTGGACAAACTCCCCCACGTCCACCTTTAGGTCCTCCTGGCCCACCAGGCCCACCAGGCCCTCCACCTCCTGGTCAAGTCCTCCCACCTCCATTAGCTGGACCTCCTAATCGTGGTGACCGTCCACCACCACCAGTTCTGTTTCCAGGACAGCCCTTTGGTCAGCCTCCACTTGGGCCACTTCCTCCAGGCCCTCCACCACCTGTTCCAGGCTATGGGCCACCACCAGGTCCACCACCACCTCAGCAGGGTCCACCTCCACCTCCAGGTCCATTTCCCCCTCGTCCGCCTGGTCCTCTTGGCCCGCCCCTGACTCTTGCTCCTCCTCCACATCTCCCTGGGCCACCTCCAGGTGCTCCACCACCTGCACCACATGTGAATCCAGCTTTCTTCCCCCCACCTGCCAATAGTGGCATACCTACTTCAGACAGCCGGGGCCCACCTCCGACAGACCCGTATGGCCGACCTCCACCCTATGACAGAGGTGACTATGGGCCACCTGGAAG AGAAATGGATGCTGCAAGGACACCTCTAAGTGAAGCGGAATTTGAAGAAATCATGAATAGAAATAGGGCAATCTCAAGCAGTGCCATTTCGAGAGCTGTATCAGATGCCAGTGCTG GGGACTATGGAAGTGCTATAGAGACCTTGGTAACTGCAATTTCCTTAATCAAACAGTCCAAAGTATCTGCAGACGATCGCTGTAAAGTGCTCATTAGCTCTCTTCAGGACTGCCTTCATGGAATTGAGTCCAAGTCTTATGGCTCTGGATCCAG ACGTGAGCGATCCAGAGAGAGGGACCACAGTAGGTCACGAGAAAAAAGTAGGCGCCACAAATCACGTAGCAGAGATCGTCATGATGACTATTATCGGGAAAGAAGCCGTGAAAGAGAGAGGCATCGTGATCGCGACAGAGATCGCGACAGGGAacgagacagagagagagaatatCGTCATCGTTAA
- the CPSF6 gene encoding cleavage and polyadenylation specificity factor subunit 6 isoform X3 — protein sequence MADGVDHIDIYADVGEEFNQEAEYGGHDQIDLYDDVISPSANNGDAPEDRDYMDSLPPSVGDDVGKGAAPNVVYTYTGKRIALYIGNLTWWTTDEDLTEAVHSLGVNDILEIKFFENRANGQSKGFALVGVGSEASSKKLMDLLPKRELHGQNPVVTPCNKQFLSQFEMQSRKTTQSGQMSGEGKAGPPGGSSRAAFPPSNRGRGRFPGAIPGGDRFPGPAGPGGPPPPFPAGQTPPRPPLGPPGPPGPPGPPPPGQVLPPPLAGPPNRGDRPPPPVLFPGQPFGQPPLGPLPPGPPPPVPGYGPPPGPPPPQQGPPPPPGPFPPRPPGPLGPPLTLAPPPHLPGPPPGAPPPAPHVNPAFFPPPANSGIPTSDSRGPPPTDPYGRPPPYDRGDYGPPGREMDAARTPLSEAEFEEIMNRNRAISSSAISRAVSDASAGDYGSAIETLVTAISLIKQSKVSADDRCKVLISSLQDCLHGIESKSYGSGSRRRERSRERDHSRSREKSRRHKSRSRDRHDDYYRERSRERERHRDRDRDRDRERDREREYRHR from the exons GAAGCTGAATATGGTGGACATGATCAGATTGATTTATATGATGATGTAATTTCTCCATCTGCAAATAATGGAGATGCCCCAGAAGATCGTGATTACATGGATTCTCTCCCACCATCTGTTGGGGATGACGTAGGTAAAGGAGCTGCACCAAATGTTGTCTATACATATACTGGAAAGAGAATTGCCTTGTACATTGGAAATCTTACTTGG tggaCAACAGATGAAGACTTAACTGAAGCAGTTCATTCACTGGGGGTAAATGATATTTTGGAGATAAAATTTTTTGAAAACCGTGCTAATGGCCAGTCTAAAGG GTTTGCCCTTGTGGGTGTGGGATCAGAAGCATCCTCCAAAAAGCTGATGGATTTATTGCCCAAAAGAGAATTGCATGGGCAGAATCCTGTTGTGACTCCATGTAATAAACAATTTCTGAGTCAGTTTGAGATGCAGTCAAGGAAAA cCACACAATCTGGCCAGATGTCTGGGGAAGGTAAAGCTGGTCCCCCAGGAGGAAGCTCACGAGCAGCATTTCCACCTAGTAATAGAGGGCGAGGTCGTTTTCCAGGTGCCATTCCAGGTGGAGACAGATTCCCTGGACCAGCAGGGCCAGGAGGGCCACCACCGCCTTTCCCAG cTGGACAAACTCCCCCACGTCCACCTTTAGGTCCTCCTGGCCCACCAGGCCCACCAGGCCCTCCACCTCCTGGTCAAGTCCTCCCACCTCCATTAGCTGGACCTCCTAATCGTGGTGACCGTCCACCACCACCAGTTCTGTTTCCAGGACAGCCCTTTGGTCAGCCTCCACTTGGGCCACTTCCTCCAGGCCCTCCACCACCTGTTCCAGGCTATGGGCCACCACCAGGTCCACCACCACCTCAGCAGGGTCCACCTCCACCTCCAGGTCCATTTCCCCCTCGTCCGCCTGGTCCTCTTGGCCCGCCCCTGACTCTTGCTCCTCCTCCACATCTCCCTGGGCCACCTCCAGGTGCTCCACCACCTGCACCACATGTGAATCCAGCTTTCTTCCCCCCACCTGCCAATAGTGGCATACCTACTTCAGACAGCCGGGGCCCACCTCCGACAGACCCGTATGGCCGACCTCCACCCTATGACAGAGGTGACTATGGGCCACCTGGAAG AGAAATGGATGCTGCAAGGACACCTCTAAGTGAAGCGGAATTTGAAGAAATCATGAATAGAAATAGGGCAATCTCAAGCAGTGCCATTTCGAGAGCTGTATCAGATGCCAGTGCTG GGGACTATGGAAGTGCTATAGAGACCTTGGTAACTGCAATTTCCTTAATCAAACAGTCCAAAGTATCTGCAGACGATCGCTGTAAAGTGCTCATTAGCTCTCTTCAGGACTGCCTTCATGGAATTGAGTCCAAGTCTTATGGCTCTGGATCCAG AAGACGTGAGCGATCCAGAGAGAGGGACCACAGTAGGTCACGAGAAAAAAGTAGGCGCCACAAATCACGTAGCAGAGATCGTCATGATGACTATTATCGGGAAAGAAGCCGTGAAAGAGAGAGGCATCGTGATCGCGACAGAGATCGCGACAGGGAacgagacagagagagagaatatCGTCATCGTTAA
- the CPSF6 gene encoding cleavage and polyadenylation specificity factor subunit 6 isoform X1, whose amino-acid sequence MADGVDHIDIYADVGEEFNQEAEYGGHDQIDLYDDVISPSANNGDAPEDRDYMDSLPPSVGDDVGKGAAPNVVYTYTGKRIALYIGNLTWWTTDEDLTEAVHSLGVNDILEIKFFENRANGQSKGFALVGVGSEASSKKLMDLLPKRELHGQNPVVTPCNKQFLSQFEMQSRKTTQSGQMSGEGKAGPPGGSSRAAFPPSNRGRGRFPGAIPGGDRFPGPAGPGGPPPPFPAGQTPPRPPLGPPGPPGPPGPPPPGQVLPPPLAGPPNRGDRPPPPVLFPGQPFGQPPLGPLPPGPPPPVPGYGPPPGPPPPQQGPPPPPGPFPPRPPGPLGPPLTLAPPPHLPGPPPGAPPPAPHVNPAFFPPPANSGIPTSDSRGPPPTDPYGRPPPYDRGDYGPPGRRFTGNNMSIREKLHIPFYGRHTKNNTQNSGREMDAARTPLSEAEFEEIMNRNRAISSSAISRAVSDASAGDYGSAIETLVTAISLIKQSKVSADDRCKVLISSLQDCLHGIESKSYGSGSRRRERSRERDHSRSREKSRRHKSRSRDRHDDYYRERSRERERHRDRDRDRDRERDREREYRHR is encoded by the exons GAAGCTGAATATGGTGGACATGATCAGATTGATTTATATGATGATGTAATTTCTCCATCTGCAAATAATGGAGATGCCCCAGAAGATCGTGATTACATGGATTCTCTCCCACCATCTGTTGGGGATGACGTAGGTAAAGGAGCTGCACCAAATGTTGTCTATACATATACTGGAAAGAGAATTGCCTTGTACATTGGAAATCTTACTTGG tggaCAACAGATGAAGACTTAACTGAAGCAGTTCATTCACTGGGGGTAAATGATATTTTGGAGATAAAATTTTTTGAAAACCGTGCTAATGGCCAGTCTAAAGG GTTTGCCCTTGTGGGTGTGGGATCAGAAGCATCCTCCAAAAAGCTGATGGATTTATTGCCCAAAAGAGAATTGCATGGGCAGAATCCTGTTGTGACTCCATGTAATAAACAATTTCTGAGTCAGTTTGAGATGCAGTCAAGGAAAA cCACACAATCTGGCCAGATGTCTGGGGAAGGTAAAGCTGGTCCCCCAGGAGGAAGCTCACGAGCAGCATTTCCACCTAGTAATAGAGGGCGAGGTCGTTTTCCAGGTGCCATTCCAGGTGGAGACAGATTCCCTGGACCAGCAGGGCCAGGAGGGCCACCACCGCCTTTCCCAG cTGGACAAACTCCCCCACGTCCACCTTTAGGTCCTCCTGGCCCACCAGGCCCACCAGGCCCTCCACCTCCTGGTCAAGTCCTCCCACCTCCATTAGCTGGACCTCCTAATCGTGGTGACCGTCCACCACCACCAGTTCTGTTTCCAGGACAGCCCTTTGGTCAGCCTCCACTTGGGCCACTTCCTCCAGGCCCTCCACCACCTGTTCCAGGCTATGGGCCACCACCAGGTCCACCACCACCTCAGCAGGGTCCACCTCCACCTCCAGGTCCATTTCCCCCTCGTCCGCCTGGTCCTCTTGGCCCGCCCCTGACTCTTGCTCCTCCTCCACATCTCCCTGGGCCACCTCCAGGTGCTCCACCACCTGCACCACATGTGAATCCAGCTTTCTTCCCCCCACCTGCCAATAGTGGCATACCTACTTCAGACAGCCGGGGCCCACCTCCGACAGACCCGTATGGCCGACCTCCACCCTATGACAGAGGTGACTATGGGCCACCTGGAAG GCGTTTCACTGGAAATAACATGTCCATaagagaaaaattacatattccaTTCTATGGGAGGCACACGAAAAATAATACTCAAAACTCAGGGAG AGAAATGGATGCTGCAAGGACACCTCTAAGTGAAGCGGAATTTGAAGAAATCATGAATAGAAATAGGGCAATCTCAAGCAGTGCCATTTCGAGAGCTGTATCAGATGCCAGTGCTG GGGACTATGGAAGTGCTATAGAGACCTTGGTAACTGCAATTTCCTTAATCAAACAGTCCAAAGTATCTGCAGACGATCGCTGTAAAGTGCTCATTAGCTCTCTTCAGGACTGCCTTCATGGAATTGAGTCCAAGTCTTATGGCTCTGGATCCAG AAGACGTGAGCGATCCAGAGAGAGGGACCACAGTAGGTCACGAGAAAAAAGTAGGCGCCACAAATCACGTAGCAGAGATCGTCATGATGACTATTATCGGGAAAGAAGCCGTGAAAGAGAGAGGCATCGTGATCGCGACAGAGATCGCGACAGGGAacgagacagagagagagaatatCGTCATCGTTAA
- the CPSF6 gene encoding cleavage and polyadenylation specificity factor subunit 6 isoform X2 yields MADGVDHIDIYADVGEEFNQEAEYGGHDQIDLYDDVISPSANNGDAPEDRDYMDSLPPSVGDDVGKGAAPNVVYTYTGKRIALYIGNLTWWTTDEDLTEAVHSLGVNDILEIKFFENRANGQSKGFALVGVGSEASSKKLMDLLPKRELHGQNPVVTPCNKQFLSQFEMQSRKTTQSGQMSGEGKAGPPGGSSRAAFPPSNRGRGRFPGAIPGGDRFPGPAGPGGPPPPFPAGQTPPRPPLGPPGPPGPPGPPPPGQVLPPPLAGPPNRGDRPPPPVLFPGQPFGQPPLGPLPPGPPPPVPGYGPPPGPPPPQQGPPPPPGPFPPRPPGPLGPPLTLAPPPHLPGPPPGAPPPAPHVNPAFFPPPANSGIPTSDSRGPPPTDPYGRPPPYDRGDYGPPGRRFTGNNMSIREKLHIPFYGRHTKNNTQNSGREMDAARTPLSEAEFEEIMNRNRAISSSAISRAVSDASAGDYGSAIETLVTAISLIKQSKVSADDRCKVLISSLQDCLHGIESKSYGSGSRRERSRERDHSRSREKSRRHKSRSRDRHDDYYRERSRERERHRDRDRDRDRERDREREYRHR; encoded by the exons GAAGCTGAATATGGTGGACATGATCAGATTGATTTATATGATGATGTAATTTCTCCATCTGCAAATAATGGAGATGCCCCAGAAGATCGTGATTACATGGATTCTCTCCCACCATCTGTTGGGGATGACGTAGGTAAAGGAGCTGCACCAAATGTTGTCTATACATATACTGGAAAGAGAATTGCCTTGTACATTGGAAATCTTACTTGG tggaCAACAGATGAAGACTTAACTGAAGCAGTTCATTCACTGGGGGTAAATGATATTTTGGAGATAAAATTTTTTGAAAACCGTGCTAATGGCCAGTCTAAAGG GTTTGCCCTTGTGGGTGTGGGATCAGAAGCATCCTCCAAAAAGCTGATGGATTTATTGCCCAAAAGAGAATTGCATGGGCAGAATCCTGTTGTGACTCCATGTAATAAACAATTTCTGAGTCAGTTTGAGATGCAGTCAAGGAAAA cCACACAATCTGGCCAGATGTCTGGGGAAGGTAAAGCTGGTCCCCCAGGAGGAAGCTCACGAGCAGCATTTCCACCTAGTAATAGAGGGCGAGGTCGTTTTCCAGGTGCCATTCCAGGTGGAGACAGATTCCCTGGACCAGCAGGGCCAGGAGGGCCACCACCGCCTTTCCCAG cTGGACAAACTCCCCCACGTCCACCTTTAGGTCCTCCTGGCCCACCAGGCCCACCAGGCCCTCCACCTCCTGGTCAAGTCCTCCCACCTCCATTAGCTGGACCTCCTAATCGTGGTGACCGTCCACCACCACCAGTTCTGTTTCCAGGACAGCCCTTTGGTCAGCCTCCACTTGGGCCACTTCCTCCAGGCCCTCCACCACCTGTTCCAGGCTATGGGCCACCACCAGGTCCACCACCACCTCAGCAGGGTCCACCTCCACCTCCAGGTCCATTTCCCCCTCGTCCGCCTGGTCCTCTTGGCCCGCCCCTGACTCTTGCTCCTCCTCCACATCTCCCTGGGCCACCTCCAGGTGCTCCACCACCTGCACCACATGTGAATCCAGCTTTCTTCCCCCCACCTGCCAATAGTGGCATACCTACTTCAGACAGCCGGGGCCCACCTCCGACAGACCCGTATGGCCGACCTCCACCCTATGACAGAGGTGACTATGGGCCACCTGGAAG GCGTTTCACTGGAAATAACATGTCCATaagagaaaaattacatattccaTTCTATGGGAGGCACACGAAAAATAATACTCAAAACTCAGGGAG AGAAATGGATGCTGCAAGGACACCTCTAAGTGAAGCGGAATTTGAAGAAATCATGAATAGAAATAGGGCAATCTCAAGCAGTGCCATTTCGAGAGCTGTATCAGATGCCAGTGCTG GGGACTATGGAAGTGCTATAGAGACCTTGGTAACTGCAATTTCCTTAATCAAACAGTCCAAAGTATCTGCAGACGATCGCTGTAAAGTGCTCATTAGCTCTCTTCAGGACTGCCTTCATGGAATTGAGTCCAAGTCTTATGGCTCTGGATCCAG ACGTGAGCGATCCAGAGAGAGGGACCACAGTAGGTCACGAGAAAAAAGTAGGCGCCACAAATCACGTAGCAGAGATCGTCATGATGACTATTATCGGGAAAGAAGCCGTGAAAGAGAGAGGCATCGTGATCGCGACAGAGATCGCGACAGGGAacgagacagagagagagaatatCGTCATCGTTAA